One segment of Fimbriimonadales bacterium DNA contains the following:
- a CDS encoding MFS transporter, translated as MKNRFGISKNVVFLGLVSFFNDVASEMIYPIVPIFLTNVLQAPVSIVGLIEGIAESTASVLKVVSGWLSDKYRSRKPFLVAGYSFSAVSKIILSLAYSWPFVLFARFIDRFGKGVRTSPRDALIAESSENSLRGRAFGFHRALDTLGAVLGPLFAILAIHFLNNNFRLIFFLAFIPASIGVLLLLLFVAEKRKEIHLSPDLNFNWRNFDSSFKIFLFISFIFALGNSSDAFLILRAQNLGLSVVSVILAYVLFNFFYAVASTPAGMISDKVGPKKILLIGFFLFSAVYLFFGLANASILLWFLFPFYGIYMALTEGVGKAYISNLVPQEKTGTAFGIYQTTIGLCTFLASLIAGLLWTHVGASAPFIFGSVMAIISGFLFIILEAKIKPVKI; from the coding sequence ATGAAAAATAGATTCGGCATTTCTAAAAATGTTGTCTTTTTGGGGTTGGTGAGTTTTTTCAATGATGTAGCCTCGGAAATGATTTATCCTATCGTTCCGATTTTTCTGACGAATGTTTTACAAGCACCAGTGTCCATTGTAGGATTAATTGAAGGGATTGCCGAGTCGACCGCAAGCGTTTTGAAGGTCGTATCCGGTTGGCTTTCCGATAAATACCGCAGCAGAAAACCCTTCCTCGTTGCAGGTTATTCGTTTTCAGCGGTCTCTAAAATAATTTTAAGTTTGGCTTATAGTTGGCCTTTTGTTTTATTTGCGAGATTTATCGACCGTTTCGGCAAAGGCGTGCGTACTTCCCCCAGAGACGCTTTGATTGCCGAAAGTTCAGAAAACTCCCTTCGTGGGAGAGCATTCGGATTTCATCGGGCGCTCGATACATTGGGGGCTGTGTTGGGTCCTCTTTTCGCGATTTTGGCAATTCATTTTTTGAATAATAATTTTCGTTTGATTTTTTTCCTCGCCTTTATCCCTGCGAGTATCGGAGTTCTTTTACTCCTACTTTTTGTTGCAGAAAAAAGAAAAGAGATTCATCTTTCTCCCGATCTTAATTTCAACTGGCGAAATTTCGATTCTTCTTTTAAGATTTTTTTGTTCATCAGTTTCATCTTTGCTTTGGGAAACAGTTCCGACGCTTTTTTAATATTGCGAGCGCAAAATTTAGGTCTCTCCGTAGTGTCAGTCATACTTGCTTATGTGCTTTTTAATTTCTTTTACGCGGTTGCTTCGACACCCGCAGGAATGATTTCCGACAAAGTCGGACCGAAAAAAATTCTTCTTATCGGTTTTTTCCTCTTCTCTGCTGTGTATCTTTTCTTCGGCCTCGCGAACGCGAGCATTCTGCTTTGGTTCCTTTTTCCGTTTTACGGAATTTATATGGCTCTTACCGAAGGAGTGGGAAAGGCTTATATCTCTAATTTAGTTCCTCAAGAAAAGACGGGAACCGCTTTTGGTATCTATCAAACGACAATCGGACTCTGTACGTTTCTTGCCTCATTAATTGCAGGGCTGCTTTGGACGCACGTCGGTGCGAGCGCGCCATTTATTTTCGGAAGCGTGATGGCAATAATCTCCGGTTTTTTGTTTATTATTTTAGAAGCAAAAATAAAACCTGTAAAAATATAA
- a CDS encoding cupin domain-containing protein: MAKQSESITGKNFDKPDETRRPFEKGKIDVITVGGLTFYRETLDPGWQWSKHVKPVVGGESCQKFHVKIFLAGRQRVRMDDGTEMEFGPGDVAIMQPGHDAWVVGDEPNVLIELADVVKRPE, translated from the coding sequence ATGGCGAAACAATCTGAGAGCATCACGGGAAAGAACTTCGATAAACCGGATGAAACGCGACGTCCTTTCGAAAAAGGCAAAATCGATGTCATTACCGTCGGTGGTTTGACATTCTATCGTGAGACGCTCGATCCCGGCTGGCAATGGTCGAAACATGTCAAGCCTGTCGTGGGTGGAGAAAGTTGCCAGAAATTCCATGTGAAAATATTCCTCGCGGGACGACAACGCGTCCGAATGGACGACGGCACCGAAATGGAGTTCGGTCCGGGTGATGTCGCTATAATGCAACCCGGGCATGACGCTTGGGTCGTAGGTGACGAGCCGAATGTCTTGATCGAGCTCGCAGACGTCGTCAAGCGACCAGAATAA